Genomic window (Rhinoraja longicauda isolate Sanriku21f chromosome 35, sRhiLon1.1, whole genome shotgun sequence):
GTTGACGGCTTTAACATGGGCACGGAGACCCGGGGATAGTGGAGCCGGGCGCCGcatctgttgctgctgctgtggccctccctccctccctccctccctccctccctccctccctccccactgccccccccccccgatcctccctcccactgccccccccccccccccgatcctccctcccactgcccccccccccgatcctccctccactgccccccccccccgatcctccctcccactgccccccccccgaccctccctcccactgccccccccccccccgatcctccctcccactgccccccgccccccccccccccgatcctccctcccactgccccccccccccccccccccccgatcctccctcccactgcccccccccgaccctccctcccactgcccccccgaccctccctcccactgccccccgaccctccctcccactgcccccccccccccccccaccgacccgGGCTCCTGCCCTCCCcggcctctctccctccatcatcCCCATCCCGACACAGTTCCGCCTCCATCTCGATCGTTCCACGCCAGCACACTTGGCAGCCACGCCACTGATCACAATCCTGTCCTGTCTCCATTTCATAGAACGgtggcagcacaagaacaggcccttcggcccacagtgtcggtgctgaacatgataccaagaccatctcttatctagccTTATAAGCCCTAtccctccaaagatagacacaaaaagctggagtaactcagcgggacgggcagcatctctcaagagaaggaatgggtgatgttttggatcgagacctttctttggacttttctccacccattcctccttaaccttctgtccagagatgctgtctggcccgccgagttactccagcgttttgtgtctatcttctgtgtaaaccagcatctgcagttccttcctacacatatccctccattgcctgcatatccataaaCCTATGCAAAAGCCTTTGAAATGGCACTAATGCAACCATGCTGGCAGCgtgttctaggcactcaccaccctctgtgtataaaaacttgcccctcacagctcctttaaacttggcccctctcacctcattTCATTGTTTCGCAGGACAGGTTCTGCCCAGGTCATTTTCCATGCCATCCAGCGccctttcataagtgataggagcagaattaggccattcggcccatcaactctactccgccattcaatcatgcctgatccatctctccctctcaaccccattcttctgtcttcttcccgtaacctttgacaacccttaccaatcaagtatctgtcaatttctgctttaaaaatactttgATGGCATATTTTCCCACTTGTTGACCAGGTGTCTCCACCTCAGTCCCAAAACAAGATACAGAGCcaccagagacagacacaaagtgctggagtaactcaacgggtcaggcagcatctctggagaaaaaagaatgggcaacatttgggttgggagccttgttcagactgcctgacctgctgagtactttgtGTCTAACGTCAGCATAAACCAGCAGCAGTGGCAAGGGTggaacggtggtgcagtggtaagagctactgctttacagttcaataatcaggttccatcctgactacaggtgctgtctgtacgaagtttgtacgttctccccgtgacctccgtgggttttctccgagaccttcggtttcctcccacactccaaagacgtacaggtgtgtaggttaattggtttggttataaatgtaaaattgtccctagtgtgtgtaggatagtgcaatgtgcggggatcgctggttggtgcggactctgtgggtcggagggcctgtttccacgctgtaggataGGTTAGctaagtgggcaaatgcatggcagatgcagtataatgtggataaatgtgaggttatccactttggtggcaagaacagtaaagcagactattatctgaatggtggccgattaggagaaggggagatgcaacgcgacctgggtgtcgtggtacaccagtcattgaaagtaggcatgcaggtgcagcaggcagtgaagaaagcgaatggtatgttggcattcatagcgaggggatttgagtataggagcagggaggttctgcagttgtacagggcattggtgagaccacacctggagtattgcgtacagttttggtctcctaatctgaggaaagacattcttgccatagagagagtacagagaaggttcaccagattgatccctgggatggcaggactttcatatgaagaaagattggatagactcggcttgtactcgctggaatttagaagattgaggggggatcttatagaaacttacaaaattcttatggggttggacaggctagatgcaggaagattgttcccgatgttggggaagtccagaacaaggggtcacagtttaaggataaggggtaggccattaaggataagggggaagtcttttaggaccgagatgagaacattttttttcacacagagagtggtgaatctgtggaattctctgcttcagaaggtagttgaggccagttcattggctatatttaagagggagttagatgtggcccttgtggctaaagggatcagggggtatggagagaaggcaggtattggatactgagttggatgatcagccatgatcatattgaatggcggtgctggcccgaagggccaaatggcctcctcctgcacctattttcccttACTCAGTGACAAATCCTTACTGTGACTGCCTTACTCGGTCACAGTCACagttagagctccaggggctagtggaatcaagggatatgaggagaaggcaggcacaggttactgattgtggatgatcagccaggagcacaatgaatggtggtgctggcccgaagggccaaatggcctcctcctgcacctattttccctgTTTCTATGTATCCCACGAGTAATGTTCCAGTATTTCTTCGAAGGGAACACAGTTTCTGGCTAGCTGCCCCGCTCCCAGTTGTATTGCAGTATCCTGATCTTGGACTCCAGCTCATCAACTCCGAACCTAAGTTCCTCGAGACAgagacaaaaagctagagtacctcagcaggtcctcAAACTGCAGACACAGCAATGTGTCATCAATCCAACACGGTGGAGTTAGCTTGTAGGAAGATGGTAACACCAGCTGGTAAGATGGGCAGTGCAATGGCAGATGGAAGTGCCCATTGCAGGAcagacacaatgaatggtagagcTGTCGGGAATATTCAGGAAgagaccaaagataccagaggaacaagatagaccactcaaccctaaaaaccgtagtatgtcacggcgccattttagtaggcagaaacttgcagaaagattaaaaaagaatgatactaagctggggggtagtgtgaattgtgaggaagatgcaataaggctgcagggtgacttgaacaggttgtgtgagtgggcggatacatggcagatgcagtttaatgtagataagtgtgaggttattcactttggaggtaagaatagaaaggcagattattatttggatggtgtcaagtaaggaaaaggggacgtacaacgtgatctgggtgtcttagtgcatcagtcactgaaaggaagcatgcagttacagcaggcagtgaagaaagccaatggaatgttggccttcataacaagaggagttgagtataggagcaaagaggtccttctacagttgtaccgggccctggtgagaccgcacctggagtactgtgtgcagttttggtctccaaatttgaggaaggatattcttgctattgagggcgtgcagcgtaggttcactaggttaattcccggaatggcgggactgtcgtatgttgaaaggctggagcaattaggcttgtatacactggaatttagaaggatgaggggggatcttattgaaacatataagataattaggggattggacacattagaggcaggaaacatgttcccaatgttgggggagtccagaacaaggggccacagtttaagaataaggggtaggccatttagaacggagatgaggaagaactttttcagtcagagagtggtgaaggtgtggaattctctgcctcagaaggcagtggaggccagttcgttggaagctttcaagagagagctggatagagctcttaaggatagcggagtgagggggtatggggagaaggcaggaacggggtactgattgagagtgatcagccatgatcgcattgaatggcggtgctggctcgaagggctgaatggcctactcctgcacctattgtctattgtctattgtctaaaaataacaaaaatctgtgaattgatagatgagatatattctgcattttaatggtatcatcacacatactgttcccccacaacactgattacactgcgagaggcatagcgaacggtgggtttagcttactaaaatggctcctttgcgtactacacttcagtataggcaatttcaatggagtggtccatcttgttcctctagtatctttggaagaGACGGACCTTGGTGTACGAGAATCACTACAGGTGACAGAACGTTAAAGCAGACATGTGGGTACTTGCCTTTGTTAACCGGGGCATTGAATGTAAGAGCAGGGAGGTTGTGGTACAGATTTATAAAATTGGCTCAGGCTGCTGTGTGTTCCAGTCACCATACTGCAGGGAGGTGTAATGGCACTGGAGAGGATGCACAGAAAAGCCAGAAGCATGATCCTTCCGTTGAAACATTTTACTTACAAGAAAAGACTAGGATTTTTTTCCCCTTGGATGTAAGGAGGCCAAAGAGGAATGCAAAATTGTGAGGAGCACAGACAAGGTAGTTCTAGTACAGCCCCACGATATGGAGAGTTTGCATTCCTAGAATCTGTCCGTGTTGTGATTTTCCGCAACGCAAGCCCTTGATAAAAATTAACATTTGTCGTTTTTATCAACAcattcatgattgaatggaggagcagacttggtgggccgaatggcctaattctgcttctgtcgATTACGATTCCTTTTATTTCTATGGCGGTAGagcggtggatgttgtctacattaaTTGTAGTAacgcatttgataaagttccttatggtaggctgatccaaaagattaagatgcacaggatgaACAGTGATTTTGTCATTTGcaatcagaactggcttactgattgaAGACTGAGGTTTATGGtcaaaggacaatattcaggctggaggtcagcAACCAGTAGAGTTCGGCAGAAATctctgctgggacctctgttgtttgtgacatGTATAAATGACTAGGATATAAACATAGATGTGTTGATTAGTAGATGACACTGAGAATGCTGAGGGCTTaggctgtgaggaaggctgtcaaagtatacggtGCGATAAGGATCAACTACAGaaaagggcacggtggcgcagcggaagagttgctgccttacagcgaatgcagcgccggagactcaggttcgatcctgactacgggtgctgtctgtacggagtttgtacgttctccccgtgacctgcgtgggttttctccgagatcttcggtttcctcccacagtccaaagacgtgcaggtttgtaggttaattggctgggcaaatgtaaaaattgtccctagtgggtgtagggtagtgttaatgtgcggggatcgctgggcggcgcggactcggtgggccgaagagcctgtttctgcgctgtatctctaaaaaaaaaacgaatccgagcaagtgtgaggtgctgcattttgggaggtcaaattaagggaaaatatacaattaccgacaagacccttaacagcattgatgtacaaagggatgTTGGGGTCCAAGCCCATAACTTTCTGAAGGTGGCAACGTAAGTGGATggagtggcaaagaaggcatgTGGTGTGCTTGGCTTCATGTGCCGGGGCATTGAGTTATGACGCAGCTTCacagtaagtgtgaggttatccactttggtggtaagaataggaaggcagattattatttgaatggtgtcaagtaaggaaaaggggacgtacaacgtgatctgggtgtcttagtgcatcagtcactgaaaggaagcatgcaggtacagcaggcagtgaagaaagccaatggaatgttggccttcataacaagaggagttgagtataggagcaaagaggtccttctgcagttgtacagggccctagtgagaccgcacctggagtactgtgtgcagttttggtctccaaatttgaggaaggatattcttgctattgagggcgtgcagcataggtttactaggttaattcccggaatggcgggactgtcatatgttgaaagactggagcgactaggttttgtatacactggaatttagaaggatgagaggggatcttatcgaaacgtataagattattaaggggttggacatgttagaggcaggaaacatgttcccaatgttgggggagtccagaaccaggggccacagtttaagaataaggggtaggccattcagaacagagatgaggaaaaacgtttttagtcagagagttgtgaatctgtggaattctctgcctcagagggcagtggaggccaattctctgaatacattcaagagagagctagatagagctcttaaggatagcagagtcagggggtatggggagaaagcaggaatggggtactgattgagaatgatcagccatgatcacattgaatggcggtgctggctcgatgagccgaatggcctcctcctgcacctattgtctattgatttataGGACTTTGCTTAGGGTTACCTTGACCCATGGGTTATCTCTGGCTGCCCTggattcctcctacactccaaagacgtacatatttgtaggttaattggctttggtaagttgtaaacttgtccctagtgggttagtgtgcaggatgatcgatggtcgccatggactcggtgggccgaagggcctgtttccacgctgtataacaatGCTTACAcatgagagatagacacaaaatgcttgggtaacttagcgggtcaggctgtgtctctggagagaaggaataggtgatgttttgggtcgtgaccttcCGTCAGACTGCTTACACACAattctggtgctggctcgaagggccgaatggcctactcctgcacctattgtctattgtcttacactGTTCATAATGCTCACACATAACTGACTGTGTCTCTTTTTGTTGATTCTCCTCACGACAGAGTGCCCATTCACCATGGCCACGTACAATCGAAGGTTATCTGACCACGCCTTCCGGGTAAAGCAGGACAAAGTGCACCGTAATACCTTGGAACCAGAATGCTTCCCGCTTTCAAAGAGCTCCTCTGACACCCTGTTTCCTCGGAAGGAAGAGAGGCAAGTGACTAATCCGCATCGGAGGAAAACTATCAGCAGCGTTGTCTCTCCAGTGAACGCAGTTGAAACGGGCAGTGGGTACCCGTGTCAGTCTTCGTGTTTCATTCCACAGAAGAACTTCACTATCATCCCCTTGTGTGGCTGCTTCCACATGAAATCCATTCCAGATCCCAACCGGGTCTCGGAACCGGCAAAGCTTCAGGAGAATACAAAGCTCTACGCCCACAGTCACACCAACAGCAGCTCAGACATAAGAAGGGACGCGGAGACAATGTTATACAAAGACGCACACTTGGGGATACTGCAATCAAAGTTGGTGTACAGGAGTTGCTCAGACATCatctgtggttacagggagaactgcTGCCAGGACAATATAGCGCCCAGACAGACCACGGCAGAACATCGAGTTACTGTGCCTGAGAGTGAGCCTGGTGAAATGATAACTAAAGATTCTGATCAAAGGATAGTGATAAATATTTCAAGCAGTGAGACTGACAATGAAGATCATGGAATCATGGGAGGTGATCCAAACACCCCTGAACATCAAGTGAAGAACATGGTCAATAATGTCTGCACTCCCATGCATCAGTGCCATTTCATGTTTACAGAGAGTTCCCACAGTTACCCAGGTATCGTGATTGTCCAAGAGTCTGGCAGGCAATGTGCAGATAATTGTATGAAAGGTGGGACCATCACCAGGGATCGGGACAAGGCGGCATCGAAGGAAGGAGATGGTTCAACGAGCACTCACAAGTGTGCTGGACATCAAAGCCGTGTGATTCCTGGCCTGAACATAGAAGAAACCacgccagctttgtgccatcctcTGCCAATCCCAGCCATTCATCTCATGCCAAGGCTAGTCAGTTCTGTCAGTGACTCTGGAAGAGGAGACGGCGATGCATTTTGCCAGTCGCTGCCAGTTTCAGACATTCTGGCATTCCCACGCTTGGTGTCTTCAGTGAGTGAATCTGGTTTGGACACAAGGTATCTTCGGAAATGCCATGAAACCCTGGGAGATAATGTGGTCCCCACTGCCACCGGCGGAATCCCTCAGAACGCTTCAGGTGCAATGAAAGCGGGACTGGATCCTTCTCACTCTTTTCAGCAAAAGAGTCCAAATACTAATATGGAAGTGAGAACACGAGACATGTGCACTATGACCTCTATACGGGATCTGACCCTTGGCTTCCACTATCGACTGAAGCTGAAAGACGCAGAGGTGCAGACGTCCTTTACAGCTGACTACACGTCGGTGGGCACCAGCCCAATGTCTCCAACTGATTGCTGCTTGGCTCATTCCTTCCCAGAAGTGGACTTTGAGGAGATTCAGAAGTCCCCGGTCTATGACGTGAAGTGGGATGACAAAGGGATGACGTGGGAAGTCTATGGGGCCTCCGTGGACCCTGAGGTCCTAGGGCTGGCCATACAGAAACATCTGGAGATCCAGATCAAGCAACATGAAAAGGACAGAGTGGCCGCTGCTGAGAAGACAGCCAGACACTCGGATCCTCAGTTGGACGCCACATGCGTGCTGGAACATCAACCAAAGGAGAAGAGACATTTGCCAGGTTTTAGGAAGATGCTATGCACACTGAGGCACCCTACGTGCTGTGTGAGAACCACTGCAGTGATAGACTAACTGCTGCACCCACTGTCAGGGGAGTAAATCACATTTTTATCTGGGACAATGTATAGAAGCTGCAGTCACAAAACGTAAATGCGTTTTCTGCTCtagacccaacccccccccccccctctctccccagcccCTCTTCAAACACACATTCGTAAATTCAGAATAATTATTTAGCGAGAGTATTTTTTTTTATAAATAGTTTTGCTTTCAAGATATTTACGGCAGTAGCTGATTGAGAAGTTGTGCAGCTGTCAGAAATTATAGGTTCAGGTACTGAGATGGGtgtagggaaggagggggtgaacCTGGTTGTCCAGGTGGATGAAGATTACAAGTGTTGCTGCTGGATGAATATCGTGGCAGGGGCAAAAGGATGCCCTGGGTGCAATGTTTCTAGGTATCGTGCTTTTCAAGTTTGTCTTTTTGGTGCTGTgaaagattgattagtaggactggctgttacaatccctaaggttttgcactacaattgactagtgttgttcttgggggtgaacactaggtgatgttgctaccattcagacacgtcttcagttgtgtacctcaacgtcactgggtgtttcggccttttatcacaagacaccctcagtcgaggcatgCCCACTGCAGGGTGATCAGATCTGGGAGTGtatcttatggttagcctctagatggtcacatgGCAGCCCAAATAGTAATCTTGGAAGAATGACTGATCCTTGCAAAGATATTGTAATGTGAGTCAGTTAGTTGTTGTAACACATAACAGCGGCAGATCGGAAATCTAAATGATCAATGGTAAATCTCGAAATAAACAGGAAATCTGGGATGGGGGAAGAGAAAACTAACAACCCCATAGTAAGATCGTGTTAAACGTCAACAAAGGGGCAactcattcaaaacatcactggaaCTCTGGCAGAGATTCCCATtcactcccacacccacctcattTCCCACAGTcatcattttattattttaattatacGTTTATCTAACTCTTCATTAAAGATTACTGGCGAATCCATTATCACCAGCATTTAAGACAGAGCATTCACTGGGTAAAATAATATTTCCTCAGGTCACCTCAGGAAATTAGATTTTTTATTGTGTTTATCCAACTCTTTCAATGAAGGTTACTAATGAATTCACTATCACCTACCTTTGAGATGGAAGGATTCACTACGTAAAAGAATATTTCTTCAGGTTCACTCAGGATCTTAAATTTTGGTTGTTGATCTATCTGCCACTGgaaacgaagggcctgtttccgcgctgtatctctaaactacacaaacCCTGTCAAATCTGTCCTAATCAGCTTCTTCAGCCACTCCACATTATTGAaatctctcatagaaacatggaaaataggtgcaggagtaggccattcagccggttgagccagcaccgccattcaatataatcatggctgatcatccaaaatcagtaccccgttcctgctttctccccataccctttgattccgtcagccctaagagctaaaagcAAATGGTCATCTCTAGGACCGTTCTAATAAATCTGCCTTGTGCTCATATTAAGGCCTTGGTATCTGCACCAAAGTGTGGTAGTAAGAATTAAGCTTAAAATTCCCAGAAGGGGGTAAAACAATGTTTTATAATAATTTTCCAATTGCATTATATTAAGACTTAATATTTGCAAACTAGTTTTGACCTGGATTAAAGACAGGAATTTTAATTAAataaagtggcacagtggtgctgctagtagatctgctgtctcacagccccagagatccaACTTGGatcatgaccttgggtgctctctgtgtggagtttgcacgttctccatattTCATCTGGATGCtcatgaggtttttgaggaatataaagaatgtaaaaggaatcttaaaaaggaaattagaaaagcgaaaaaaagatatgaggctgctttggcaagtaatgtaaaagtaaaccccaaggggttctacagatatgtcaatagcaaaaggatagtgagggataaaattggtccattagagagtcagagtggacagctatgtgctgagccggaagaaatgggggagatattaaacaatttcttttcttcggtatttaccgaggagaaggatattgaattatgtgaggtaagcgaaacaagtagagtagtgatggaaattaggaggattaaagaagaggaggtacggacacttttgaagaatataaaagtggataagtctccaggtcctgataggatattccctaggacattgagggaagttagtgcagaaatagcaggggctatgacggaaatatttcaaacgtcattagaaacagggatggtgccggaagattggcgcattgcgcatgttgtgcctttgtttaaaaaaggttctaaaagtaaacctagcaattatagacctattagtttgacgtctgtggtgggaaaattaatagaaaagatacttagggacaatatatataattatttggataatcaaggcctgattagaaacagtcaacatggatttgtgcctggaaggtcatgtttgactaatcttcttgaattttttgaagaggttaccagggaaattgataaaggcaaggctgtggatgttgtctatatggacttcagtaaggcatttgacaaggttccacatggaaggttgattaagaaggttaaatcgttgggtattaatagtgaggttgcaagatggattcaacaatggctgaatgggagataccagagggtaatggttgacaattgtatgtcaggttggaggccagtgtctagtggagtgccccaaggatctgtgttgggtccactgttgtttgtcatttacattaatgatctggatgatggtgtggcaaattggattagtaaatatgcagatgatactaagataggtggagtagttgatagtgaggtagattttcaaagtctacagagagacttgggccttttggaagggtgggctgaaagatggcagatggagtttaatgctgataagtgtgaggtgctgcattttggtaggacaaatcaaaataggacgtacagggtaaatggtagggaattgaggaatgcagtggaacagagggatctgggaataactgtgcattgttccctgaaggtggaatctcatgtggatagggtggtgaagaaggcgtttggtatgcttgcctttataaatcagagcatcgagtatagaagttgggatgtaatgttgaaattgtacagggcattggtgaggccgaatctggagtatggtgtgcagttctggtcgccaaattataggaaggatgtcgacaaaatggagagggtacagaggagatttactagaatgttgcctgggtttcagcacttaggctacagagagaggttgaataggttgggtctttattctttggagcgtagaaggttgaggggggacttgatagaggtttttaaaattttgagagggacggacagagttgacgtgggtaggcttttccctttgagagtggggaagattccaacaaggggacatagcttcagaattgagggacaaaggtttaggggtaacatgagggggaacttctttactcagagggttgtggctgtatggaatgggcttccggtggaagtggtggaggctggctcgattttattatttaagagtaaattggataggtatatggataggaggggattggagggttatggtctgagtgcaggtagatgagactag
Coding sequences:
- the LOC144609922 gene encoding uncharacterized protein LOC144609922, which translates into the protein MATYNRRLSDHAFRVKQDKVHRNTLEPECFPLSKSSSDTLFPRKEERQVTNPHRRKTISSVVSPVNAVETGSGYPCQSSCFIPQKNFTIIPLCGCFHMKSIPDPNRVSEPAKLQENTKLYAHSHTNSSSDIRRDAETMLYKDAHLGILQSKLVYRSCSDIICGYRENCCQDNIAPRQTTAEHRVTVPESEPGEMITKDSDQRIVINISSSETDNEDHGIMGGDPNTPEHQVKNMVNNVCTPMHQCHFMFTESSHSYPGIVIVQESGRQCADNCMKGGTITRDRDKAASKEGDGSTSTHKCAGHQSRVIPGLNIEETTPALCHPLPIPAIHLMPRLVSSVSDSGRGDGDAFCQSLPVSDILAFPRLVSSVSESGLDTRYLRKCHETLGDNVVPTATGGIPQNASGAMKAGLDPSHSFQQKSPNTNMEVRTRDMCTMTSIRDLTLGFHYRLKLKDAEVQTSFTADYTSVGTSPMSPTDCCLAHSFPEVDFEEIQKSPVYDVKWDDKGMTWEVYGASVDPEVLGLAIQKHLEIQIKQHEKDRVAAAEKTARHSDPQLDATCVLEHQPKEKRHLPGFRKMLCTLRHPTCCVRTTAVID